The genomic segment GGACATTGCAAGGGGATCTGCTAATTTACTCGGTTACGAAATTCCTGAAAATTTTAAGGGCCCTTTCCTTGCACAAAGTTATAGAGATCTTTGGAGCCGTTGGCATATCACACTTTCCTCCTGGCTAAGAGATTATTTGTACATACCACTTGGGGGGAACCAAGGGTCGGTCTTTAGGTCAAATTTAAATATGTTCATCACTATGTGTTTGGGTGGGCTCTGGCATGGAGCCAATTGGGCTTTTGTGGGTTGGGGAGCTTATCTGGGCGCTTTTCTTTGGATAGAGAGATCGATTTACCTATTCAGAGGCAAGAAAAAAATACTTCCTGATAGCCTACCTGGTGTTTGGTGGATTCGGTTTTTATTTGTCTACTTCACATTTTCATTTTCTGGGATTTTCTTTCGCTCGGCTGCACGCGGTGATGAGGCTATGCCCACAGTCTGGGCCGTATTCAAAGGCATTTTGACATTTCGCGACTCGGGAGACACTCTTGATCGTTCCGATGAACTTCCCTTGCTCATCCTTCTGGGATTGTTTTTCAATTGGTTGCAATACTCCGATTGGATGTATGAGAAGTGTAAACCCTACCAAAACTATCTATTGCCATTCCTATCTGTGATCCTCTTCTTGTTGTTGGGAATATTTGGCGACGGTGGGCAAGATTTTATCTACTTCCAATTTTAAACAAGGTCTTCTTCTCCTCATTTTCTGCATTCCTTTGGAATGCAGAGATCGTTTAGAATGGATACGAAGGCTTCCCACGGAATCAGAGTATACAAATTCTCAAATGCCCAATCTGCCTTTGGCCATTTTCAATCGACCATTTCAAATGAAATCTCCTATGGGAAATCCTAATGTAGAACTCATTGAAGAAGAATGGATCGAACTCAATACCCCCTCCACATTCAAAAAGATGTACAGAAGTTTTAAATCAGAGAAAAATAAAACAAAAATAACTGTTTCCGAAGGGATAGGTTTGTACAAAATGTACGGACCTTGGGTTTTATTGGAATACCAGGAACGAAGAGAGTATTCCTGCCAATTGACAAGTGCTAAAAGACGTGGCTACTTACCTCCGAAATCCATTACCTTCTGCGCCAAGGAACAAGGCAGATTTTATTCCTACCGATCAAAATTACTTTACCATTATTCAGAAAAGGAGAGGTCCCTGATCCCTCTTCAATACGAATCAAATTTTAAAGAGTTTGAATTTGGAATGGTTTGGGATTTGCCCAGAGCCTATCGGGATGACCAGGTATTTATGGCTGTTCGCAGTAAGTATGGAAAAAAAGAATTCCAACCTCACGTATATGAATACGAGAGGTTGGTTGACTCAAACAAAGAATCAAAAGAGGGTAACCATCTCTAGAAAAGAATCAAAACTCAATTTAGAGCAACCAAGGAACAAACTTTGCCGTATGCAAGGTAATCTTCCATCGCCTTATCTCGGTATTTCACAAGACCATGTTTTTCAAACTCTTCGCTGGCAACTTTTGCAGAGAACGCGGCATCGCAACTCTTTCCTGCTTGGAACTCAGCTCCTGAGCTTAAATAAAGAATGGAGGCATAACTTTTATGATTTCTTAATCCTATCGACTCTCGGATCTTAAGTGCTCTTTTGTAGTGCACACTTGCCAGTTCAAACTCACCCATTGCCTCTTCATTAGAAGCCATTTTGACTAGTTCATTGGAAATCTCAGTGAGAGTCGATTTATCGTAACTATCAATAAGGTAAGATATATCTTCAGAGGTTTCAGAAAAACCAGAAGCAACCAATGTGGAACTGAGAGCAATACCAAGGAACGCTAGCTTTGTTTTCATAAATCCTCCGAAGAGCCAGAGAAGGACTGGCCTTTGGTAGATTTATATGCAAGTGGCGTGCCATGTGGATTGCTGGCTAATTAGGGTGTACTCCGCAGAGGGTAGCAGGTTTCATGCTTACACTTTAAGCACGAAACTAGAATCTGCTTAAAGTATAGGCAGTACGCTACAAAGTATAGTTTATTTTAACTCATCATCGCTGATTTCAAGCTCCCGTTGTAGGAAATCCTTGAGATCTAATGAGCGAAAGTGGTCCCGGTCACCGTCACATTGCCGCCCACCAGGGACAGAAAGGCTGCGGCCTGCGATTGTGATGGGCTTTAGAAAGAGATTGGAAGTCAAAGGACAGGTCGGAGAAGGAGTCATCCCATTGAATGCGCAAGTGGCACCTTTGACGACATCGCTAGGGACCTCTTCTTGCGGAAATTCTGGGTAGGGACCACCATTGTACCAACGGGAATATAGCTTACCAAAAATAGGAGCTGCAACACCCGCAGCGGTCACTCCTTGCCCTAGGGAGAGAGAGGACTTGTCGAATCCCATCCAAACAACGGTCGTGAATTTCGGATCAAAACCACAGTACCAGACATTGGTATAAGATGAGGTAGAGCCAGTCTTTCCACCAGAGATACCTTTATAATTTCCTTTGTCTCTATCTCGTAAAGCAGCGGTTGGCGTACCACCGGTGGCAACTCCAATCAACATTTGGCGGATGATATAAGCAGTAGCCTCGGGGATGATTTGTATTGTTCCGTTTTTCGCCTTTTCTGCTAACTCTTCTTGTACTTCTTTCTCTCGGTTGTAGAGGATGGAACCACTTTGGTCTAGCACATAACGAATGCCAAACGGGATCACATCTCTCCCTCGATTTGCCATGATGGAATAGGCAACAGCCATTTCATAGGGAGTAAGCTCTGCCACTCCTAAGGCAAGGGCGGGACCTGTTGGGAAACGAGCTTTATTCGCCTTAGTAACTTTGGAGGCAAAATCAATGACTGAGTCGGTGCCAGTTCTCATCAAAACTTGTACAGAAACGATATTCAAAGATAAAGATAAAGCCCGTGAAAGTGGGACCATACCACGAAAGTCACCAGAGATATCCTGAGGCGAATATCCTTCTCCCTCTTCTGTCAAAGTAGTCAGAGGTGCATCCATAATCCCAGTGCCAGATCCTACGGCTCTGTTTTGAATCGCGGCGGCATAGACCATAGGCTTGAATGCAGAACCAGTTTGCCGCCTTGCAGACATTGCACGGTTGAACTGATTTTTGGGGGTAAACCTAGATCCACCAACCATCGTTTGGATATAGCCCGTTTGGTGGTCTATGGTAATAATAGCGCCCTCTACGTGTAAGTTGGAAGAAAATACAAGAGAGGAACGTCTAAACTCTTTGACCGCTGCACTCTCATTTTCAGAGGGAACAAAATCTGTTAAAAGTTCTAGGGCTGGCGCCATTTCCTTTTCCAGTTGAAGTCGAAAGACCTGCCTATCATCTAAGTTTGTGATAAAAGGAACACCTACTGGGAATACAGAACCCAAGAGATTGTACAATGAAACTAATGATCGATCTGCCCTTCCCGCATAACGAAAGTTTGCACCAAACGCATATCGATCCTGTTCGATAAGAGATTTACGTAATTCCTCTTCTGCAATTTCTTGCTTACGAACATCTAGTGTAGTATATACCTTGAGCCCGCCTGTATAAACAGCATCTTCTCCCACTTGTTTTTCAAGGATTTGGCGAACGTATTCGGTAAAGTGAGGTGCTCGGTTGAGTTTTGTACCCCAAGTGGAGCGTGAGGGGGATTGTGTGACAACAATGGGCCAATACTTCTGCCAAAACTCCTCATGAATTTTTTGCACATTTTCTTCCGGGATAAAACCATTCTTAGCCATTAAGCCCAAAACAATTTTATGTGCATTCTTTGCTTCCATGGGGTTTTTAAAGGGAGAATATGTGACTGGAGCCTTGGGGAGTCTAGCAAGGAGAGCCGCTTCTGCCACATCTAAGTCTCGTACATCTTTTTGGAAATAGACATTGGCAGCAGAAGATAAACCTGTCGTACCATGGCCGAGGTAGATCAAGTTAAAGTAGATTTCTAAAATCTCTTCTTTTGTATATTCCTGTTCAATTTGTAGAGTCAAAAGAGCTTCCAAAAACTTTCGTGCGAAGGTCTTTTTACGTTCTTGGAGTATGGTTTTTGCTAATTGCTGAGTGAGAGTGGAGCCACCCTGTACAATCCGTCCAGCTAACACATTTTTAATGGCCGCTCTTACAATCGCTAAAAAATCGATACCAAAGTGGTTGAAAAAATTATCATCCTCTACGCTTAAAAAAGCATGGATAACATGAGGAGGAATATCTTGGTATTTTAGTAGTTCTTGTTTGTGTCTATACAACTCCGCAAAGAGTACACCATTGGCATCATAAAGTTTTGTAGGAGTGGTCGGTTGGTAGGAGGCCAATTTTTGGAGCTCTTTACCTTGGTTGACTTCGGATAGGATGTACCCAAAGAACAATCCACCTAAGAGAGAGATAACGAAAAAGATCGATAGAGTAATTTTAAGAGTTTTTTCCTGGTTCATATGGTATCTAAAGGTGGAAGCGAAGTCCTTCTCTAGCCAAATGGATCTTTAAGTTTTTGGCACCTAAAAGATCTTTATGGTCTACAGCCGCTTCAAAGATTTCATGGATTTTTTGATCAGTGTATGTTGGTTCGTGGTGCGTGAGCACAAGATTCTTTACATTCCAAGAAGTGGCACAATTTACAGCCATAGTGTAAGATGTGTGGCCCCAGTCAAATTTGGAAAAGGACTCATCCAAAGTGTACTGTGCATCTAAAATAAGTAGATCTGCTCCTTGGAAAAAATCCATAGAGTCATGGATTATCTCCATATCTTGGCCGGTAAACTCCGCATCAGTCGCAAAGATAAATGTCTTCCCTTCTGCAGTGACAAACCGATAGGCAAAAGAACCTCCTGGGTGCCGTAAAGGGTAACATTTCACTTCTATGCCACTGCCAAATCGTAAGACATCGCCTGGGCTGAAGTATTTGAACTCTTTTTGGCAGGCGACAGATGAAAATGTGACCGGAAAAAACTCCGGGTTTTGCTGGCGTTCCAAACGAGCTTGCAAATCTGAATAAGGAGAATAAAACTTTAAAGTAAAATCAGGGAAGTAAATCGGTTTAAAGAAAGGAAGACCCTGGATATGGTCCCAATGTGTGTGCGTAACAAAAATATGGACTGTCCTTGGCCCTGGTGATTTTAGGTAGTCCTGGATCAATTCATCCCCTACATTACGGATGCCAGTGCCCATATCTATGATGTAGAGATTGCCCTGATGATCGGTAAGTTTGATACAGGTTGTGTCGCTTCCTGTCACAAATTTTACGTGGTAAGGTAGAGACTTCCAAAATTGTTCGGGGCTTTGGCCCTTCCCTGACTCTTGGTAGAGGCTCAAAGCTTCCAGGATCTTTTTTTTATATTCTTGATTTCGGAGTGGAGCGGCGATTGAGCCTCGGACTCCAAATAACTGTACAACCACTTCCTCGATTCTTAGAAATGAACTTTCCTTGTCACTCAAGATTTGCGACTTTGAATTTATGCCCCCACGCTCTTCCGGATACCAACTCAGACTCGGCCCTGAAATGACTTCTATGGTACGAATCCTGCTTATCGCGAACGCGGCAATCTTTGTCTTACAAATGATAGTTCGATTGGCATTCAAATCTCCATGGATAGAATCCCTATTTGCTCTCCATCCTCAGGATGTTCTGCATGGCTATCTCTGGCAGTTGGTAACCTATTCTTTCCTCCACGGGGATATCATGCACCTTTTGATGAATCTTCTTACATTGTGGATGTTTGGTTCCGAGTTAGAAAACCAATTTGGCAGTAGAGCCTTCTTAAAATTTTACCTGTTTTGCGCGAGTATGGGAGGTCTAGTGACCTTAATCGCTGCCTATCTTGGATTCCCGCAAGGGATCGTTCTTGGGGCAAGCGGAGCAACCTTTGGACTTTTGTGTGCGTATGCCATCATTTGGCCAAATAGAGAAGTGTTGTTTATGTTGGTGTTCCCCCTTAAAACAAAGTTTTTTGTACTCATTTTGATGTTGATGATTGTTTTTTCTCAAGGCGGACAGATTGCCCACATGGCACATTTAGGTGGCATCCTGGGAGCGTTTTTCCTAATGAAGGTGTATAGATCCTGGCAATCACAGTCCAAACAACCTACCTGGTCTCTCTCCCGTTACCTCCAAAAACGAAGATTCCAAAGGTACCAAGAAGAAATGAACAAAAGAGAAAATGCAAAGAAACACGTGGATGAACTATTAGAAAAGATCTCTCAGCATGGCATGAATTCGCTTTCCCGCGCAGAGAAGAAATTTTTAAACGAAGCCTCGCAAAAGTACTTCAACGAGTGAATCCTCGCATATTCTTTTTCCATTCCCAGAATATAAGATCGCCTTACTATAATTTAGCGGTAGAAGAAGCTATCTCACTTCAACTCAATCAATTTGGCATCACTGCAGGTATACGCGTCTGGAGGAATCCATCCACTCTTGTTCTAGGTTTATCGGAAAATCCCAACCAAACAATCAAAGAGGATGTCATCCAAAGATTTTTGGATTGGCGCTCAAAAATTTCAAATCTTCCAAAACATATGATTCCTAATCTGACCTACATAGCAAGACGGGCTTCTGGTGGTGGTACTGTTTTTCAGAACCAGAAAGGAAATATAAACTATTCCATTTATGTGAATCTGAACCAAAGACCTGAACTCTATGCGGTGAAAGAGTCTTACCAGATCCTTCTGTCATTGGTAACTACGGCATTGGCAAAACAAAATATATTTGCTAGCATGGAAGGTAAATCAGACATCGTCTTGCAAACGGAGAGTAAGCTGAAAAAGATTTCAGGGAATGCACAG from the Leptospira ryugenii genome contains:
- a CDS encoding penicillin-binding protein 1A, producing the protein MNQEKTLKITLSIFFVISLLGGLFFGYILSEVNQGKELQKLASYQPTTPTKLYDANGVLFAELYRHKQELLKYQDIPPHVIHAFLSVEDDNFFNHFGIDFLAIVRAAIKNVLAGRIVQGGSTLTQQLAKTILQERKKTFARKFLEALLTLQIEQEYTKEEILEIYFNLIYLGHGTTGLSSAANVYFQKDVRDLDVAEAALLARLPKAPVTYSPFKNPMEAKNAHKIVLGLMAKNGFIPEENVQKIHEEFWQKYWPIVVTQSPSRSTWGTKLNRAPHFTEYVRQILEKQVGEDAVYTGGLKVYTTLDVRKQEIAEEELRKSLIEQDRYAFGANFRYAGRADRSLVSLYNLLGSVFPVGVPFITNLDDRQVFRLQLEKEMAPALELLTDFVPSENESAAVKEFRRSSLVFSSNLHVEGAIITIDHQTGYIQTMVGGSRFTPKNQFNRAMSARRQTGSAFKPMVYAAAIQNRAVGSGTGIMDAPLTTLTEEGEGYSPQDISGDFRGMVPLSRALSLSLNIVSVQVLMRTGTDSVIDFASKVTKANKARFPTGPALALGVAELTPYEMAVAYSIMANRGRDVIPFGIRYVLDQSGSILYNREKEVQEELAEKAKNGTIQIIPEATAYIIRQMLIGVATGGTPTAALRDRDKGNYKGISGGKTGSTSSYTNVWYCGFDPKFTTVVWMGFDKSSLSLGQGVTAAGVAAPIFGKLYSRWYNGGPYPEFPQEEVPSDVVKGATCAFNGMTPSPTCPLTSNLFLKPITIAGRSLSVPGGRQCDGDRDHFRSLDLKDFLQRELEISDDELK
- a CDS encoding MBL fold metallo-hydrolase → MVVQLFGVRGSIAAPLRNQEYKKKILEALSLYQESGKGQSPEQFWKSLPYHVKFVTGSDTTCIKLTDHQGNLYIIDMGTGIRNVGDELIQDYLKSPGPRTVHIFVTHTHWDHIQGLPFFKPIYFPDFTLKFYSPYSDLQARLERQQNPEFFPVTFSSVACQKEFKYFSPGDVLRFGSGIEVKCYPLRHPGGSFAYRFVTAEGKTFIFATDAEFTGQDMEIIHDSMDFFQGADLLILDAQYTLDESFSKFDWGHTSYTMAVNCATSWNVKNLVLTHHEPTYTDQKIHEIFEAAVDHKDLLGAKNLKIHLAREGLRFHL
- a CDS encoding rhomboid family intramembrane serine protease; the encoded protein is MPPRSSGYQLRLGPEMTSMVRILLIANAAIFVLQMIVRLAFKSPWIESLFALHPQDVLHGYLWQLVTYSFLHGDIMHLLMNLLTLWMFGSELENQFGSRAFLKFYLFCASMGGLVTLIAAYLGFPQGIVLGASGATFGLLCAYAIIWPNREVLFMLVFPLKTKFFVLILMLMIVFSQGGQIAHMAHLGGILGAFFLMKVYRSWQSQSKQPTWSLSRYLQKRRFQRYQEEMNKRENAKKHVDELLEKISQHGMNSLSRAEKKFLNEASQKYFNE
- a CDS encoding lipoate--protein ligase family protein, with amino-acid sequence MNPRIFFFHSQNIRSPYYNLAVEEAISLQLNQFGITAGIRVWRNPSTLVLGLSENPNQTIKEDVIQRFLDWRSKISNLPKHMIPNLTYIARRASGGGTVFQNQKGNINYSIYVNLNQRPELYAVKESYQILLSLVTTALAKQNIFASMEGKSDIVLQTESKLKKISGNAQFRKKNCIVQHGTLILKEELIEDVMDLMPHPPEEPEYRKRRSHKDFLTALPERFDEEAFGKELFFALHTYLEGAESKWKDEFSFFHPGFSSFRKQVLRESEIIRKKKYESLTYLLNREIST